One region of Rhodophyticola sp. CCM32 genomic DNA includes:
- a CDS encoding quinone oxidoreductase family protein, with protein sequence MAKTVVIEEHGGPEMFRLVDRDVGNPGPGEIRIRHHACGLNFIDVYQRSGLYPMDLPHALGMEAAGMIEAVGEGVTHLKTGDRAAYAAAPSGAYCEARVMSAAQVCPLPDAISFEEGAAMMLKGLTVHYLFRRTTPVAKGDTVLFHAAAGGVGLIACQWARSEGITLIGTAGTDEKCALALEHGASHCINYRNEDWVARVQEITGGAGVDVVMDAVGADTFEGSLDSLKPLGMMISFGNASGPVPPFSLATLGAKGSLKITRPMLFTHISEHETCQKMAAELFGKVIAGDVKIRIDQQFPLTDVAEAHRALEARKTTGSTILVP encoded by the coding sequence ATGGCAAAAACGGTGGTGATTGAAGAACATGGCGGGCCAGAGATGTTCAGACTGGTGGATCGTGATGTGGGCAACCCGGGGCCGGGCGAGATACGCATTCGGCATCACGCCTGTGGCCTCAATTTCATTGACGTCTATCAGCGGAGCGGCCTTTACCCGATGGATCTTCCGCACGCATTGGGGATGGAGGCCGCAGGCATGATCGAGGCTGTGGGGGAAGGCGTGACCCATCTGAAAACAGGGGATCGCGCCGCCTATGCGGCAGCCCCGTCAGGCGCGTATTGCGAAGCGCGGGTGATGTCTGCCGCGCAGGTCTGCCCCCTGCCCGATGCGATCTCTTTTGAAGAGGGCGCGGCGATGATGCTGAAAGGTCTGACGGTCCACTATCTTTTCCGCCGCACAACACCGGTTGCCAAAGGCGATACCGTGCTGTTTCACGCCGCAGCGGGCGGCGTGGGCCTGATTGCCTGCCAATGGGCGCGATCGGAAGGGATCACCCTGATCGGAACCGCCGGAACGGATGAGAAATGTGCCCTGGCGCTGGAACATGGGGCGAGCCATTGCATCAATTACCGAAACGAGGACTGGGTTGCGCGGGTGCAGGAGATCACCGGCGGCGCCGGGGTTGATGTGGTGATGGATGCGGTCGGGGCCGATACATTCGAGGGGTCTCTGGACAGCCTGAAACCTCTGGGAATGATGATCTCATTCGGAAACGCCTCTGGCCCGGTTCCGCCATTTTCGCTGGCCACCCTGGGGGCAAAAGGCTCTCTGAAGATCACCCGCCCGATGCTTTTCACCCATATCTCCGAACATGAAACCTGTCAGAAGATGGCGGCGGAACTGTTCGGGAAAGTCATCGCCGGAGATGTCAAAATCCGCATTGATCAGCAGTTTCCGCTGACCGATGTGGCCGAGGCACACCGGGCGCTGGAGGCCCGGAAAACCACAGGGTCCACAATACTGGTCCCGTGA
- a CDS encoding cupin domain-containing protein translates to MPKIDAPRIEEGGDETGRFRAELLSDTGGLTQFGAFIETLWPEAASSKSHWHRSEDEMVYVLDGVITLIEGGVVTELHTGDTACFKAGLAVGHHLETVRIYRRGIW, encoded by the coding sequence ATGCCCAAGATCGACGCGCCACGGATTGAAGAGGGCGGCGACGAAACAGGGCGCTTCCGGGCAGAGTTGCTAAGCGACACCGGCGGGCTGACTCAATTCGGCGCGTTCATCGAGACGCTCTGGCCCGAGGCTGCGTCGTCCAAATCCCACTGGCATCGGTCCGAGGATGAAATGGTATATGTGCTGGACGGCGTCATAACGTTGATCGAAGGCGGTGTGGTGACAGAACTTCACACCGGGGACACGGCCTGTTTCAAGGCGGGCCTGGCGGTCGGGCATCATCTGGAAACCGTTCGAATATACCGGCGCGGTATCTGGTGA
- the cobO gene encoding cob(I)yrinic acid a,c-diamide adenosyltransferase, with translation MSDDNARHAEKMRRIKAARDKMMETKTEEKGLIMVHTGPGKGKSSSGFGMVMRSIQHGMGCAVVQFIKGNWETGEKSFLRARFADECRFFVSGEGFTWETQDKERDIAAAQNGWKIAQEQILDPAIDFVLLDEINIALRYDYLDIDEVVDFLLSQKPAMTHVCLTGRNAKPELIEAADLVTEMTLVKHPFRDGVKAQKGVEF, from the coding sequence ATGAGTGATGACAACGCCCGCCACGCCGAGAAGATGCGCAGGATTAAAGCCGCACGCGACAAGATGATGGAGACCAAGACCGAGGAGAAGGGTCTGATCATGGTCCATACAGGACCGGGCAAGGGCAAGTCGTCGAGCGGTTTTGGCATGGTCATGCGGTCGATCCAGCATGGTATGGGCTGCGCTGTGGTGCAGTTCATCAAGGGCAATTGGGAGACCGGAGAGAAGAGCTTCCTGCGCGCGCGTTTCGCCGATGAGTGCCGGTTTTTCGTATCCGGCGAGGGCTTTACCTGGGAAACGCAGGACAAGGAGCGGGACATCGCGGCAGCTCAGAATGGCTGGAAGATCGCGCAGGAGCAGATCCTGGACCCCGCGATTGATTTTGTCCTGCTGGACGAGATCAACATCGCCCTGCGCTATGATTATCTGGATATCGACGAGGTGGTGGACTTCCTGCTGAGCCAAAAGCCCGCAATGACCCATGTGTGCCTGACAGGGCGCAATGCCAAGCCCGAGCTGATCGAGGCGGCGGACTTGGTGACTGAGATGACGTTGGTGAAACATCCCTTCCGTGACGGCGTCAAGGCACAGAAGGGCGTGGAGTTCTGA
- a CDS encoding DUF1636 family protein, whose amino-acid sequence MDTIEEHAPTEVLVCVKCLRGLDVPEDGDRPGQKLYDALVQRDMPEGVTIRPMECLQNCDSGCSVAIRGGDARWTYVYGNFLEASHPDMLAEGIALYHSTDNGLIPWRARPEHFKRNCIARIPPVTSKEA is encoded by the coding sequence ATGGATACCATTGAGGAACATGCACCGACCGAAGTGCTGGTCTGCGTCAAGTGCCTGCGCGGTCTGGATGTGCCCGAAGACGGGGACCGCCCGGGCCAGAAGCTCTATGACGCGCTGGTCCAGCGGGATATGCCAGAGGGCGTCACGATCCGCCCGATGGAGTGCCTGCAAAACTGTGACAGCGGCTGTTCCGTGGCCATCCGCGGCGGCGACGCGCGCTGGACATATGTTTACGGAAACTTCCTTGAGGCGTCGCATCCGGACATGCTGGCTGAGGGAATTGCCCTTTATCATAGCACAGACAACGGCCTGATCCCGTGGCGCGCGCGCCCCGAACACTTCAAACGCAACTGTATCGCGCGGATACCGCCGGTCACATCCAAGGAGGCCTGA